Proteins found in one Kwoniella bestiolae CBS 10118 chromosome 1, complete sequence genomic segment:
- a CDS encoding CDP-diacylglycerol-serine O-phosphatidyltransferase: MSISEEKKKALQQYKNDDGHFSLVRNFRLADLITIMNGVCGTLSILSSARYLILASNIKTPPAEAISTLYFAHLLPILGFGFDALDGKVARWMGGGSMLGQEMDSLADLVSFGVAPATLAFTLGLRTPLDTLALLLFVSCGLARLARFNATVALIPSDASGKSKYFEGLPIPSSLFLTSMMAFWVKKDWYAGAGHGLSDVPFGKVLLWGEKGGYGEVHRAAFIFAVWGAMMVSKTMRVPKF, translated from the exons ATGTCAATctcagaagagaagaagaaagctttACAGCAATACAAGAATGACGATGGGCATTTCTCCCTTGTCCG AAACTTCCGACTCGCCGACCTAATCACCATAATGAACGGCGTCTGCGGtaccctctccatcctctcatccgCACGATACCTAATCTTAGCATCCAACATCAAGACGCCCCCCGCCGAGGCGATCTCCACACTCTACTttgctcatctcctccccatcttGGGATTCGGGTTCGACGCATTAGACGGAAAGGTAGCAAGGTGGATGGGCGGAGGATCAATGTTAGGTCAAGAGATGGATTCCCTAGCCGATTTGGTCTCATTCGGTGTCGCCCCTGCCACCCTCGCCTTCACTTTGGGACTACGAACACCCCTGGATACCTTGGCGTTACTGTTATTCGTTTCGTGCGGATTAGCAAGATTGGCAAGATTCAACGCTACCGTTGCATTGATCCCCTCGGACGCTTCGGGAAAATCAAAATACTTTGAAGGTCTTCCTATCCCCTCGAGTCTCTTCTTAACTTCCATGATGGCCTTTTGGGTCAAGAAGGACTGGTATGCCGGAGCCGGACATGGGTTGTCGGATGTACCCTTCGGTAAGGTTCTGTTGTGGGGTGAGAAAGGGGGTTACGGAGAGGTCCATAGAGCTGCTTTCATCTTTGCGGTTTGGGGGGCTATGATGGTCAGTAAGacgatgagg GTACCGAAGTTTTAA